Below is a genomic region from Zea mays cultivar B73 chromosome 9, Zm-B73-REFERENCE-NAM-5.0, whole genome shotgun sequence.
TTGATGTGCCTATTGGTTGGACACCATAGCCTTTCGTTCCCCAAACCTCAAACCGGGAATCTTGGTGGCAGATTAATTCCTTGCCAACAACTGTTGAGTATGTTGAAAAGTTTACATCCGTTCTACGTGATGGATGATGGATATTCTCAAAAACAGGAAACTTTAACTGTGCTGCCTCTGAGAAAAGGACATTATCTTTCACTCTGTTTCCAGTGAACTCCAATATTTTTCTCAAAAGCCAATAGCAGTTTGTTACCATGTGACTACTGTCAAGACAATTTGAATCACCATACACTGCAATCCTCCCTTCCCCTGCTTCTATTACTCCAAGAATTGAGGAGAGCTAACAAGAGAGAAACCAATAAGCCTTACATATTAATACATACggcaatataatataatatatttatataataaTGTAAAACAGTACCACCAGACAAGAATATTTAGTCATACAATGTGACCAAAGCATGTTTAATCCACTAGAAGAATTGAACAACGAATGGCTAACTGTGCTCATTAGCATTCAATCTATTTTTTGAATGATATGTTTTTTATCAATTCTCATCACTAAAAAAATAGCTCTGATGGGTGCTCCATTTCCATACTTGTCAAATTTAAATTGTAGAAACTAAGTACTTCCATAACAGCAAAAGCTTACATTACAATTTTCTTTTTAGaattttgaaataataaattttaGTTAACTGATACGTGGAGTAATCTAAACAACCGGAATTTTTATTTAGCCAACAGAGTTTAAAAAATGCAAATGCCAAGTTAGTGCAgatcttcatcatttagtttagaacCTTGCACTCGCAGATACAGAGATGGTCTCAGAAGTGCTGAACCTTAGTAACCAGGTTCCCGGATCGAGGAACGGGAACGTGGTACGCGGTACGCTACAAAAACTAGGATTTAACACTACTGGAACGAGATTGTTCCCACGTTTCCGGAACGAATGTTCCCGAAACGAGGAACGTGGCCAAGTTCCCGGTTACTAAGTGCTGAACTAAAAGGCCATATCTACTAACCTTGCCTTTCCCCTGGGTGCTTTCTGTATCCAGTGTTCCTATGTGATCTTGCACCGTCTTTGAGTTTTCTTGGAGCTGGAAGCTATGCAAGAAACCTCCCGCAGGAAATTGCACTATATCAGTTCCAGAAGCATAGTGGGTCTGCTCACCATTGATTGAGAAGTCACCAGTAAGAATTTTGTCCCCCAAAGCAATGCCAAATGGTGCCAGAAGTTCATTAATTGCAGGAATATTTGCACCCCCAGTAATTGGAGTCCACCAACTCCGGGTGTTCTCATCAAAGAATGTCATCTTAACCATTGTATCAACATGGTACCACTCAGCAAAAACAGCAATACCAAGTCCCTTGTGTATAACATCATCCCTAAGTTTCTGAATCTCTTCATCAAAGTATTCGTCCTCAAGATCAACCATAAGCAATGTCCCATAATTGCTAGCATCAAAGCAAGTAAGTGGTGATCCAAGTGTCTCAATATAGTACTCTGCATCTCTTAGCATGTTGAACAGAATGTGGAAGTTTGTGTGCAAGTGGTCACCATGCCAGTCAAGGATATCATTATGAACATTAAGGGAATCCCTTGGAACATATCCTGAAGGATACTTAATATTATGATATTGGTCCCACAGTATCCTTTTTGACCTAACAGGTGTTGGAACAACCTTGACCTTCATGTGAAGAATACATGTACTACTCCGTGGGCTGCTTTCTCCATGAGCTGCTGGGGTATAAATAGTCAGAGTAACATTGCCACTAATTATGCCTGAAAACTGAGAACCCTCATCTTTAACTTGCAAATGTAGAGCAAGGTATCCCGTCCAGGGCCAGATGACATCTGAGTAGGTGAAGTGAACACTAAGAAGATTGCCAATATCCTCAGAAGGTTGCCATAAAGGTTGATCCTTTACATAACCAATCACCCCCATCCCGTTCAGGATTGTAGCATTGAAGATTACTGGCATAGCTCCAGCATACATAGGTTGACGACAAAAAGGCCAGAAATATGGACAGTCGGTGAAGTCAAGCATAGTAGGAAATATGCTTGCACGTGGTTGGTAATTTTTTAAGATTTCATATGACTGCCAGCTGAAAAAAAAATGGTACAGTAAATGAGTATGATGTTGAGCAATGCAAAGGAAAGCAAAGATCAATATGATTCTATCTCTGGATCCTAAACAGATAAACCCTTAATGTCGTAAAACAATGGAGATGTGGAAAAAGATAAATCTGAAAGCACTAATCCGAAGTTCTTGCACTGCAGCTGCGGTAAGCACTCATGCAGCTACTGTTCTTCACAGAAGAAAACAAACGTCGGCAGCTGCAGAAGCACAATCATGCAGGCACGAAATATCCAACAACAGGAAACAGACCTTGTAATTGATGATTTTGTAATTTATTGAAAATGTATCCAAAAAGGGGATAAGGAACTCACAGATCAAGCCTGCCAGCACCTTGTTCATACATGTTTGGTCCTGAAAGTTTAGAAGCACCCTCCACAAGGGCCTGTTTCATAGCAGCAGGGTTGAGGATCAATTTCCGCTTGTCTTCAGGTATAACACTAACAAGCAAACATACTACACCAGCAACCACCGGGCTTGCTACACTGGTGCCTGAAAGGGTCTTACAGCCTGTGCTGATCTTTGATCCAATTATATCTCGACTGTATGCAACAACATCAGGTTTCACACGACCATAACTGCAGAATAGAATACATACTTCTGTGAGAATGCTATTTTTTCAATGAGTGACATGAAGCATGTGTAAAAGAAAATGGTTACTCTCAAAAGGTCAAACTTTTTACAACTATACAATATGTATTCACCTTTTCATTGTAAAGTTAATTAGTCCTCCAATTTTTCCAACAATAACACAAACTTGTCAAGGCTATGTCTACAAGTTGGAATCAAAGAAACAGCTTCTCATCATGCACTAGAAAATCTCAAAATTAAATTCTTATAAAGCAAAACTCTCATAAAAACATGCACAAATAGAAGTAATTGCTGAATCATGCTTCATCAATTAATACTATTCCCATGAAGTATCATAAGATGAGAGCAAAGAAGCACACCCACAAAAGACAATATTAAGACATCATATGTTACTTCAAGCATGAGAAATAGCACAGGACCATCTTATGTGCTAATGCGGAGACTGCAGATAGTCAAGTTTGGTAAGAATGAACCTGAAAAGTACCTCTTATATGTGGGAGGATAGTAGGATACCATAAAACATAACTTAAAAACACCCATGACGAAGACTATATGCATGAGACCGTACACAATCATGATACCAGTTTCATATGCTTTGCACATTGGTGAGACATGTGAGTAGCAGTAATGAAAGCTATTTTTTTAATAAAATTCCAATCACTATTGCCTCTACAGAAAAACCAGACcaagataaaataaaataaaaaagaaacAGCAGTGAGATACTAAGAAAACTGTACCACCAAGATAGAGAATGTACCCATGAGGAAGCTCCCACGTAGTCATGCCTCTAGAGGAAAATGAAGCTATATGGTTATTGTAATCAATACCACCAACACCAATAACATCGCTTTGATCAGCTGGGTTGTTTAATGTGCCATATAGAGGCCCATCATTTCCAATAGCTGATACCATAATAATGTTGTTTGCTGTGAGCTCCCAGACCTACAGAACCAGTACATAATAAAAAATCCAACTTTCACTAGACCCTGTTTAAAATACTGTCAACAAAGGAAATTTTCACTCATTTAGCAGGATAATAGTTTTTATGTTGGTTTTACAGGGCCCCTTTTTGCGCTCAACAACTGaaagtatggatatcaaggaaaattCATAGAAACTACAAATACAAAACCAAAACAAACGTCCATCATATTTTATAAGGAGTATCAGAACAATCAGGTAGCTACAATAAACAGTTGAGATTGTTGAGGTGTATAAGTGGATTGCCTACGTTCTTCCAATAGCTTAGACTCAGGAAGAAAAAAAACCTTTTTTTACAGTATGGGAATTTGGCCCAATAGTCCCTCCAATTTGAAGTGATCAAGCCACCACTGGTACCAGTAGGGAACTGGTActaccacctcctccagctctagCTGAGCTCTCCAGTTCTTCTCCATCAGTGAGTTGCAATGGGAGCATCTCAACATCCTCTGGTAGAATCTGTGTAATCCAAGCCTTCTGGGACATCATCCACCCGCAACTGCTTTCTCTCTTGCAGCTCTTTCATAGCAATGGCCTTTATGTTTGGAGGCTAACCCAGGCATCCATCACTCTCCTCCCAAAGAAAAAAGATGCCAACATCGTCGAGGATTTCAGGCCAATCAGTATCATTTCGAGATTCATCAAAATCGTTTCAAAGAAGAGGAACAAACATTGTCTTTAACAACACTCATCCACTTATTGACATCGACACGTATCAATCGGCGTGGGTCGCTCACTCATAGAAACTTTATTGGTTGTGACAGAACCACTTATCTTTCGCCACAAACATAAGATCCCTATGGTCCTACTCAAGGTAGACTATCGCAAGTCATTTGACCGAGAAAGAGAAGAGTTGTGTCTTAAAGTAAAGACGAGGATGTAGAAATCCACACACACTTGTCTTTCAGGCCCAGCCCACCAGGGATTTCCAAATCGTTAGGTTAGCGGCGGGTCTTTCTTCTTCTGGCTGAGCTGCGGAGCTACTTTTTCTTTCTTCATTCCATCTGTCTCTGTATGCTTGGGTGAATGGCATAAGCGGATTTATATGCCCCGGTTCCCAGGGTGTGTCTATTCTAACATGGTATCAGAGTCAGAGGTCTCAAATTCGATTCCTGGCAGAGGCTTAATTTGTGCCTCCGCCCCTTTATTTTCCACGTTTGCGCCTTTCTCTCTGGCTGCACGTGAGTGGTgatgttgaagtgtataagtggattgccTACGTTCTCCCAATAGCTTAAACTTTTAGGTTGAACTAGTTAGTGTGTTCACGCTAAACAGAGATGTGTCAAAGCATAATGAAAAATAGTAAAATCACCACCAGGCTGTACCTTTTCCACAAAGGGGAGATCCAGGTAATCAGGTCCACCGATGCTCAAGTTTAAAACATCCATACCGGTAGCTATCGCGTAGTTAAATGCATCCAAGAACCATGATGTGTAAGATATCTGCACTGAGAACAAGATGAAATTCTCAAAATTTTACCagtaaggctatctccagcagcttactcATCCTCAACTATCATTTCAAACCTCACTTTGTAAacagtgcaaaacagtgttttgcacGGCTATATGCACAATCTGCTAGCCATAGATTAATCACTCCAATGGGAATGATACTATGTAGATTTGTCAAAAAATATAATATGATCAGAATACTGTAAGTTTACTATGATTCATGAAAACATGTTAGAGTTGGAATTCTTTTCCTTTTGTGATGGAAGTTGTTGAAAGTTGTGTTTTAGAGACCTTCTAGATATCCAAAGTGTCACTTTATGAGAAGGTAGTAGGATTGGACAATACCAAAAGTTTCATGTTCAGTCTAATCCAGTACCTGAGCATCTGTGAAGACTCGAAAAGCATATATCTCAGTATCAGGTGCAAATCCAGGGCATTCTGCATCTTGGCCAGCAATAACTCCTGCTACAAATGTTCCATGCCCAAGGTTGTCGTTTAGTGTGTCTTCATTTGTCCAATTTGTGCGCTCCTACAAAAAAATTAGCCTCTTAAGTAATGTTTTCCACCTTGCTGCAAGAAAAGAATTTGGGGATGCAATTTCAAAAAACAATGTGGCATCAAGATTTTCTGCAATATTGTCTAATCTGGCAGAAAGTTTGGTTTATTTTTCCATGAGGGAATTATATAGTAGGTTTGCTCCTACAGTTCCAATACATGACTATTTGTATTTGACATGAATCAATGCAACAGATAAATTGCTAATGTGGTCAGGAAAACGGAAGGAAATGATACCAAACAGTGGTATGATATTACACATTATTCAGGCCCTGTTTTGGCACAACTTAAACTTATGTATAACTACACTAGCTTATGAACAGCTGCTGTGAAAGCAGGTTTCTGAAGAAGCTATGAGCCTAAAAGGCTCCAAAAGCTGTATATTTGGCATTGACAGCCTACCTTTCTCCAGGTTTTTCATGGATCCTCTCATGTGGGACCCAGGTGTCATTGAGAACTCAGCATCATTCGTCCCTCTGAGCCGATTGGAGCAGTGGTTGCCGGCGGTCGTATTGGACCACCCTGGATCAGTCATCAGCTCCCAAGGCAAGAGCTCAGCAAGTAGGAATTGGAACATGGCCACAGAATCGGCTTTGACAACTTGCTTCGAGCGACTCAAGTTGTGATTGGAGAGGAGCACCCACATAGAGCCATAAAGGGAATGGGTGCctcgggaaagcaaacaaatctcgCTAGAGAAGTGGCCTTAGACGAAACATATCTCAACAACGGGTGGCATAGGCATCAAGCGAGCAAGCCGAGAATCTTGATTCTAGCTCAGGCAGCGGTGAAGGATCTTGTCGTAGCAAAGACACCAGGGTACCAATAGTACCAGGGAAAGAATTGCTTATAGGAGCGGGGAGCAAGTCATGACACCGTAGAGTATGTCTACAAGGTCATGACATCAAGAGCATAATAGACATGGTTTGTAGAGGTTGGGGCCGCAGTGTGTAATGCATTACGTCCTCTTGCTGATCATAAATTGTTGTAAGCAGATGAAACAAGGTACAAGTACTAGCCCAATGAGCAACAACTCCTCTTAGTTTAGGAGTGTAACTCTAACTGTCGTTGCCTTGACCAGATCGAATAAAACTCCATTGGCTAAGGTTTGGTAGAGCTTTGAGTAATTTCTTATGGTGTGTCCAACCTGAATTGAATGCTGCTCTACCACCTCATTTATAGTCCAAAGGAGTGGCAAAATTACATGTACATACTTTTTGGGGCGCTGCTTGTCATCGGGCCAACCGTCTTTGGCCTCGATATCATGTAGCACGTGATGGTGTAATCATACTCCTTGAGGTGACTAACCGAATGTCGGGTCAGAGTGAGGACGGCGTGTTAATGGTACCCCATACTATCTCAGGGAAGATGGGCCCTAAGGCTTACATCGTTAGATGTCCTGGGGCATGAGAACCTGAGGGCTGACACCATCAAGTGTCCCGAAGCGTGCGGGGCACTGGAGGCTTACAATGTCAGGTGCCTCAGGGCGCGAGGGGCCATAGAGGCTTATGTTTGCATGTTAGAGGATGTGTCCCTAAAGGCCTAGTTTAGAGGATACCTCGTATAAACTAGTTTAGAGTGGGGGGGCTAATAGGGGCCAAAGGAGGTCCCCAAGCCATGGGGCCCATGAGTAGTAGCCCCTTCATGGTGGGCCTTGAAGTCAGCCTCCTGAGTCAGGATACTTGAGCACGTCTTGGTGACAACCGAGGATGTGGCCTTCCCCGGACGCTGACATATCTCGTCAAGGGAGGGCACAATGCACACAAGGGAAATATTATAATAAATGGTGCCAAACAGGGCTTCAAGGTCAAGACCAAACCAATAACATGCACTTAATTCAAGGTCAACTCTTATGCATGTATGTTAAAATCACTATCGATGGAAACAAATGCAACAATATACCTTAATATTGCGAAAATGTGGATGATCGGCCCGAATACCAGTGTCAAAAATGGCCATTTTGACTTTCTTGCCAGTGAAGCCTCTTCCCCATAACCGTTCAGCTCCAAAAAGGGATGTAACTTGTGATCTCTGTCAAATGACAAATATATTATATAACATCAAAACATGAAAGCATGGATCCATGTCAACTGACAAATTATGGATAGTTGACGGTGGAGATTTATCAGAGATATCATTGTACCAAAGAATCCAATCGAGTTTGGTTGTTAATATTGTGATTGGATATATCCTTTGATTATATCCATGAAAAAAGACAAATATAATGGTCAAGAAGCTCGGTCAAGCGAACATTTTCAACTGTTATATTACCATAAAACTACCATTAAATCACAATGGATAAGATATCAGAAAAGCAACAATCCCCAGATAGACTGCACAACTAAAAGATAGTTGCTATTTGCTTTGTCTTTTAAGATATTCACAAGAAATGCTTGGAAGAACACAATAGTGATTACACTGATATTTGACACAAAGACAATATATCTTCCACATAAACCTGGCAATGTGATGAACATAAATTTCCCATTTCCAGAGATAAAAAGAAGGGGTGTACCCAGTGCCGTAGACTTCCCGCGTTGTGCGGGTTCTGGGGAAGTGTATATTTAAGCGTCAagccttacccgcataatatgcagaggctgggGTTCGAACCCGGGACCTTCCGGTTACAGACGGTAGGCTCTACAGCTGTACCAGGCCCACCCTTCTCCCATTTCCATAGATAATGCCAAAAAAATAGGTAAAATGTTGATCTTCTACACACAATGCAGGCAACAGTCTAATCCAAAACTTTGCAACACAGCAGGTTTCATACCGCCTGATTGGATGACGGCGCCCACGCGTACAATCTCGCGCGAGCCTGATCGGCCGTGTACATCCGTTTTGGGCGTACATGTGGATGCAGCCAACATAACTTATTTTGTGTCTGTCCATGCAGCTTACGCTTCACACGTGCAGGCAACCAAACACAAACTCAGATAAAGTCAACGCACGTGGTGACGCGGGACGAGACGGTGCAGCTAACCAATCACACAGATACTGATCCATATGGTTCTGGCAGCTTTCCATATATCACAATCAAGTGCTGATAGCATTGATGAACTGGGTTGGATCACAGTGCCATAGAACTATGCTGTTTCAGAAATGTCCTAATTTCAGAGCTGATTGTACACCACACTCATTTTAGACTCTAAAAATTATATCTGAGACAATATCACTAAATCAAGAAGCTATATGGAATACCTCCACTCTTCTTCCAATACCAAAGTCTGAAGGTACCAACACATGAGTATCAAAACAATGAAAAACATCATTTCAATCAACAGGCCCAATGCTCTTCACTGGCAGACAAAACGATTATCCATTTGTCATTCAAAGCCACAATACAAAGACGTGCTCAACACCAAACAAAAAAAAACATTGCACCAATCTTTGCCGTTTGTAACATGAGCAGAGGTCGTGTACCTGCAGAAGAAGCTTCCGCCCCCAGGCAGCAGAAGACGAATTGCCGGTCTCTCCGCCACCCTCCTCCTCGCCCTCGAACGACATGGCGGTGAACAGCTTCCCCCGCCGGGGAGGACGCGACCGATCCGGCGCCGCCGAAAGGGCGGAGCGCGAGTAGGTGGCGTCGGCGTGCACGTCCCGCACGCGGCCGAGCGCCCGCACCGCCGCCACGACGGCCTCGCGGTGCGCGTCGCGGATCTCGAGCACCGCGAAGTCGGTAGGGAACGCGGCCGCGGGGTTCCGCCGCTCCACCCAGCGCCACGCCGCCGCGGGGGCGCCGTCACGGAGCCCCGCGTCCAGGTACTCCCGGTGCTCCTCCGCGCGGCGGTACTCCAGGAACCGCACCACGTGCCTGGACGCGGGCGGGGTTTCCCCCTCGCCGCCGCTGCAGTTGGGGGAGCCGGAGGGCAGGGGGAGGATGCGGAGCGTGAGGAGGAGCAGTGGGAGCAAGGCCGCGTACGCTAGCCGCTTCTCCATCACGGGAAGCGGCGGCGGCTAGATGGATAGCCGCCGGAAATGGGCGGCTGGTCGCCGGCAACGCGTGGGTGCGGGACCGCGGGCAGGGGAGGAGACAGGAGAGGCAGAATCGGCAACTACTCCGGACTCCGGAGACGTTTTTCGTTTTTGCCACTCGGTAATAGAAGTCGTTAGCCAGTGGGCTTTATTTGTCCCTCCCATTCTGAGTTGATCACTGTATTTGTGAAAGCTCGGGCCCATTATGACTGGCTGAGGGAAGCTGGGAACAGTGCGTCTGCGGATTGGGCCCATAAAGAAATACAGCGCGAGGTGAGCCCAGGTTGCAGAGCTAGGTGTCCGGTTAGTCCCACCTCGGAATATGAGAGACGGAGACGCAGGGGGAGGCGAGTACAAGAGGTGGGGGTGGGCAACGTGCACAAACCATCTTTGCGCTTGGGGCAATGACGCAGCTTATGAGGTCATACCGAGGCGCGTCAATTGCTGGTTGAAAACTATTTCCAAACCCCCTCTTTGGCCCACTGGGCCACTGAGAATTTCTGGAAGGGCTCCCTCTCTTCGGAGAGGGTAAAGCCCTACAAATCAATGTAAAGTATTTTCTTATCTGTGCTTACATGTCGACATGTTGGTGTAATTAGATTCCTGGGTTAATGCCTTTTGAGGGATGGAAGCCCTGTGTTTCTAGTGCAAAAAAGCAAAGTCGTTTGTAATATTCCACAAAATCCGGGAATCGAATCGGCTGACATAAATTTTACAACTATAATATTCCACAAAAGCCGGTAGAAGGAAAGTTTGCTTATGTAAAAAAACCTAGTCGTCTGGTTCGAATGCAAAATGGACGTAATTTTTACCATTGTAATATTACATAGATAACAAAAGAAATAACTTAGAAAAATTACTATATAAACAAAAAAGTCCTAGTTAAAAGCTAAGTATGCCATTATAATATTTCATACTTATAGATAACTAGAAAATAACTTTAAAACAAGTAAATAATTGAAAATTTAAATTAGATAAAGAACACCTATACTTACAAGATAGCCGTTGTTTAGGACCTCCAAGCCACAGTCCTCCGCAACACCCTTGTCACCTTCGCTAAGTGCACCCTCTCCAAAAAAAAATTGCTATTTAGTTGTGTGTACATAATTTTATAACGGTAAAAACTATGTAGGTTATAAAAAATGTTGCCACAGACAATTTGCATATAAACAGTATTTCAACATATCATATAAAATCTAGAGTTCAAATGTAGTTCGAACCAGGTAGCTTTTTGTTTTTTCACAGCAAACAACTCGTGGTCGCGAAAGCAATTTTTTCTTCTAGTTCGAACCTTCTTTTTTTTCGAACCACGACAGTCGCGGGAGCTTGAGTTTTTTTTTTTCAGAAGCGCAATGGATGATGGAACTGTTCGCAAATATGCAACTGTTCTCACACAGAGAATATAAATGTGCATTTGCCCCAAGCTTATCAAGTTTGAGTTTTTTTTCATACAAACGTAATAAATGCTCAAGATTCAACTATTCTCATTGTCTGTGAGACCCTTCTTTTTCCTAATCTTTGATTGCATTGCCACTTATGACCTCTTTAAGGAATTTCAGAGAAATTATACATAAATCTTATAGAATTCAgcagaaaacagaaaaaaaaaattCTCACATTCACAATCCAAAAGAGCCTTACTTTAGGACATAGTGAGTGAGTAACATTAAATATATAACACCGTAACCATTTCCAGCCAGAGATGATTTGTTATTTGGTTAAAAGTCAGTGAAACTCTTCTCAATGATCAGACTCATCATCAGGACCGTTCCTGACTTTTTAGGGGTCCGAGGCAAAATCCGAAATGGAGGCCCCATCCatacataatatatataatatttaACATATACAAATTATTATGCACTATTTTTAAATTTATAAGATGacaaatataaaatatagccaAAAACACATACTTATTATCCGATGtcattaaaaatatcttctaacattttaTGATACAAATCATCGCTTATACTATTAAGACCAATCCATCCAACAACTTCTTTTAGATATATATAATCGCCAAACCATTTAACCTCTCTTAAGAAATTGTTGGCCTTAAATAGTCCAaaaaatatttcaattttaaaaatcttctctccgtcgatgcaaccatcatgtgtatagtaagggcccctttggtagagcttatttttcagcttcggctCTGGCTCATGCAAAAGTTGTGCCAAACACCTCTTTTTCAAATGGCTTCACCAGTGAAGTGCTTTTCCAAAATGAACTAGAGGGCATGAGCCAAAAAAAGTGGCTCACCCGGCTTCAGCTCACGTCATTTTTGCACAATAGCCCTCCCACCAGTCCAAATTATTTTTTTGGTCCTACCCTCAATCCCTAGCCACGTACAAGAGAGATCTATAAAAAGTAAacttatcggggaccataattaggggtaccctcaagacgcctaattctcagctagtaactcccatcagcataaagctgcagaggcctgatgggtatgattaagtcagggatcagtccatacgagtgactcgatcacgcttcacccgagcctagcctcggactcgggcagccgacctcgagggacttccgtctcacccgaggccccccttttaacggcggacacatctccggctcgcccgaggccttggcttcgctaagaagcaaccctgactaaatcgccgcaccgactgaccgagttgcaggggcatttaacgcaaaggtggcctgacacctctatcctgacgcgcgccccccggcagagccgaagtgaccgtcgtcactccgctgctccactgaccggtctgacagaaggacagcgccgcctgcgccactccgactgcagtgccgctcgatagagtgagtctgacaggcagtcaggcctcgccaggggcgccatagcgaactccgctccgcccgaccccagggctcggactcgggctaagacccggaagacggcgaactccgctccgcccgaccccagggctcggactcgggctaagacccggaagacggcgaactccgctccgcccgaccccagggctcggactcgggctaagacccggaagacggcgaactccgctccgcccgaccccagggctcggactcgggctaagacccggaagacggcgaactccgctccgcccgaccccagggctcggactcgggctaagacccggaagacgacgaactccgctccgcccgaccccagggctcggactcgggctcggccccggaagacgacgaactccgcctcgcccgaccccagggctcggactccgccctggcctctgctgaacgacttccgcctcgcccgacccggaggcacggactcggcctcggcaacggaagacagattcgaccccagcttcggaggagcccccacgtcgcccggcctcgggcgcgggcccgccacgtcaatagggagcgccatcaccactctaccccgagccgactcgggccgcagagaacaagaccggtgtcccatctgaccagctccgccagataggcaatgatggcgcctcccaagctccatgacggcggcggctctcagctctcttacggaagcaggtggacgtcagcaaggactcgaccgctccgacagctgtccttccgccaaagctccgttgc
It encodes:
- the LOC103638020 gene encoding subtilisin-like protease SBT6.1 isoform X2, with product MEKRLAYAALLPLLLLTLRILPLPSGSPNCSGGEGETPPASRHVVRFLEYRRAEEHREYLDAGLRDGAPAAAWRWVERRNPAAAFPTDFAVLEIRDAHREAVVAAVRALGRVRDVHADATYSRSALSAAPDRSRPPRRGKLFTAMSFEGEEEGGGETGNSSSAAWGRKLLLQRSQVTSLFGAERLWGRGFTGKKVKMAIFDTGIRADHPHFRNIKERTNWTNEDTLNDNLGHGTFVAGVIAGQDAECPGFAPDTEIYAFRVFTDAQISYTSWFLDAFNYAIATGMDVLNLSIGGPDYLDLPFVEKVWELTANNIIMVSAIGNDGPLYGTLNNPADQSDVIGVGGIDYNNHIASFSSRGMTTWELPHGYGRVKPDVVAYSRDIIGSKISTGCKTLSGTSVASPVVAGVALVEGASKLSGPNMYEQGAGRLDLWQSYEILKNYQPRASIFPTMLDFTDCPYFWPFCRQPMYAGAMPVIFNATILNGMGVIGYVKDQPLWQPSEDIGNLLSVHFTYSDVIWPWTGYLALHLQVKDEGSQFSGIISGNVTLTIYTPAAHGESSPRSSTCILHMKVKVVPTPVRSKRILWDQYHNIKYPSGYVPRDSLNVHNDILDWHGDHLHTNFHILFNMLRDAEYYIETLGSPLTCFDASNYGTLLMVDLEDEYFDEEIQKLRDDVIHKGLGIAVFAEWYHVDTMVKMTFFDENTRSWWTPITGGANIPAINELLAPFGIALGDKILTGDFSINGEQTHYASGTDIVQFPAGGFLHSFQLQENSKTVQDHIGTLDTESTQGKGKLSSILGVIEAGEGRIAVYGDSNCLDSSHMVTNCYWLLRKILEFTGNRVKDNVLFSEAAQLKFPVFENIHHPSRRTDVNFSTYSTVVGKELICHQDSRFEVWGTKGYGVQPIGTSRKLPEYQMHESSSSPNVTIQIAGSRQDKVERLQRNLSIPNAAKFDDKRDYFGFIGHEEVDIGMLMASQWMIPCFAATACLMLYLSCRVQQKRRRRRKGSVASANRLTSMV
- the LOC103638020 gene encoding subtilisin-like protease SBT6.1 isoform X1, which gives rise to MEKRLAYAALLPLLLLTLRILPLPSGSPNCSGGEGETPPASRHVVRFLEYRRAEEHREYLDAGLRDGAPAAAWRWVERRNPAAAFPTDFAVLEIRDAHREAVVAAVRALGRVRDVHADATYSRSALSAAPDRSRPPRRGKLFTAMSFEGEEEGGGETGNSSSAAWGRKLLLQRSQVTSLFGAERLWGRGFTGKKVKMAIFDTGIRADHPHFRNIKERTNWTNEDTLNDNLGHGTFVAGVIAGQDAECPGFAPDTEIYAFRVFTDAQISYTSWFLDAFNYAIATGMDVLNLSIGGPDYLDLPFVEKVWELTANNIIMVSAIGNDGPLYGTLNNPADQSDVIGVGGIDYNNHIASFSSRGMTTWELPHGYGRVKPDVVAYSRDIIGSKISTGCKTLSGTSVASPVVAGVVCLLVSVIPEDKRKLILNPAAMKQALVEGASKLSGPNMYEQGAGRLDLWQSYEILKNYQPRASIFPTMLDFTDCPYFWPFCRQPMYAGAMPVIFNATILNGMGVIGYVKDQPLWQPSEDIGNLLSVHFTYSDVIWPWTGYLALHLQVKDEGSQFSGIISGNVTLTIYTPAAHGESSPRSSTCILHMKVKVVPTPVRSKRILWDQYHNIKYPSGYVPRDSLNVHNDILDWHGDHLHTNFHILFNMLRDAEYYIETLGSPLTCFDASNYGTLLMVDLEDEYFDEEIQKLRDDVIHKGLGIAVFAEWYHVDTMVKMTFFDENTRSWWTPITGGANIPAINELLAPFGIALGDKILTGDFSINGEQTHYASGTDIVQFPAGGFLHSFQLQENSKTVQDHIGTLDTESTQGKGKLSSILGVIEAGEGRIAVYGDSNCLDSSHMVTNCYWLLRKILEFTGNRVKDNVLFSEAAQLKFPVFENIHHPSRRTDVNFSTYSTVVGKELICHQDSRFEVWGTKGYGVQPIGTSRKLPEYQMHESSSSPNVTIQIAGSRQDKVERLQRNLSIPNAAKFDDKRDYFGFIGHEEVDIGMLMASQWMIPCFAATACLMLYLSCRVQQKRRRRRKGSVASANRLTSMV